In Streptomyces capitiformicae, one genomic interval encodes:
- a CDS encoding DNA polymerase III subunit alpha, whose product MRSGGFTHLHVASGYSARYGASLPGALVQRAAERGMTTLALTDRDTVAGTVRFATAAAAAGIRPVFGVGVAVAPLTPLTPPDPAAGRPRTPVRGGAHVLEPPLRITLLAQTLAGWARLCRLVSAAHAEADGAAPVVSWPTLRAHADQDLVVLLGPASEPVRALSAGRPDVAEQLLAPWRELAGEQLRLEAVYLGRQGTGAGSLRLAARTVGLADQFGVRTVLTNAVRYADPDQHRLADVLDAARLLRPVDRWHLDGGERWLKDPAAMAAAADRIAQAVGDDRARAVRLLAETEATGQSCTLTPVDLGLGRPHFPEPSVVGAGPERGSAMRLLQQRCETGMIARGLDRDERAVRQLRYELDVIGRLGFEGYFLAVAQVVADTRALGIRVAARGSGAGSMVNHSLFVATANPLEHRLLFERFLSERRTSLPDIDLDVESERRLEVYDAIIKRFGPERTAVTGMPETYRARHALRDTGLALGIPPQVVGDIAKSFPHLRARDIRGALTELPELRQLASQAGKFGPLWELAEGLDALPRGYAMHPCGVILSNAALLDRLPVQPTPAGYPMVQADKEDVEDLGLLKLDVLGVRMQSAMAYAVAEIRRTTGRVLDLDNPDHVSLNDQRAFEMIRASDTVGLFQLESPGQQDLVGRLQPRHMQDVVADISLFRPGPVSGGMPALYIAARHGAAPKYPHPDLEPVLNDTYGVVIWHEQIIAILATMTGCDRAAGDVARRALADPDRLPKVEAWFRRTAGERGYAKDVLDEVWETVSSFGAYGFCRAHAVAFAVPALQSAYLKAHFPAYLYAGLLEHDPGMWPRRVIVADARRHGIAVLPIDVNHSRGQHSVQQTGQGWGVRLAFSTVKGITEAETARLTAGQPYTGLQDLWLRARPSLPLAQRLIRIGALDALSPGLTRRDLLLQATELHRQSRNRTATDGQLPLGGELTTAGPSGLPEMTSRDKLGAELDTLSIDVSQHLMEHHHRLLRELGATDAAHLRGMVPGQKVLVAGVRASTQTPPIPSGKRIIFCTLEDGSGLVDIAFFEDSHEQVAHTVFHSGLLLVRGTVEARGPRRTVVGETAWDLDEVAAARRDHGPQAALDLLGRTGPAPTPAQLAAPQRTLADGTAGARLHPYADLQPAGTRSADLRRLGHRSQGSAG is encoded by the coding sequence GTGCGAAGTGGAGGTTTTACTCATCTGCACGTCGCCTCCGGTTACTCCGCCCGCTACGGCGCCTCCCTCCCCGGCGCTCTCGTGCAGCGCGCTGCCGAGCGCGGAATGACGACGCTCGCCCTCACCGACCGGGACACCGTCGCAGGCACGGTCCGCTTCGCCACCGCCGCCGCGGCCGCCGGTATCCGCCCCGTCTTCGGTGTCGGCGTCGCCGTCGCCCCGCTCACCCCGCTCACCCCGCCCGACCCGGCCGCCGGACGGCCGCGCACGCCCGTGCGTGGCGGCGCGCACGTGCTGGAGCCGCCGTTGCGGATCACCCTGCTCGCGCAGACCCTGGCCGGGTGGGCACGGCTGTGCCGCCTGGTGTCCGCCGCGCACGCCGAGGCCGACGGCGCAGCGCCGGTCGTGTCCTGGCCCACCCTGCGCGCGCACGCTGACCAGGACCTGGTGGTGCTGCTCGGCCCGGCCTCCGAACCGGTGCGGGCCCTGTCCGCCGGCCGCCCCGACGTCGCCGAGCAGCTGCTCGCGCCGTGGCGGGAGCTGGCCGGAGAGCAGCTGCGACTGGAAGCCGTGTACCTGGGGCGGCAGGGCACCGGCGCGGGCTCACTGCGGCTGGCCGCGCGCACCGTGGGCCTGGCCGACCAGTTCGGCGTCCGTACGGTGCTGACGAACGCGGTCCGCTACGCCGACCCCGACCAGCACCGGCTGGCCGACGTGCTCGACGCGGCCCGGCTGCTGCGGCCCGTCGACCGCTGGCACCTGGACGGCGGCGAACGCTGGCTGAAGGACCCGGCCGCCATGGCGGCGGCCGCCGACCGTATCGCCCAGGCCGTCGGCGACGACCGAGCCCGGGCAGTTCGCCTCCTGGCCGAGACCGAGGCCACCGGCCAGTCCTGCACCCTCACCCCGGTCGATCTCGGGCTCGGGCGTCCTCACTTCCCCGAACCCTCCGTCGTCGGCGCCGGCCCTGAGCGAGGTTCGGCCATGCGGCTGCTACAGCAGCGGTGTGAGACCGGGATGATCGCCCGCGGCCTGGACCGGGACGAGCGTGCCGTACGACAGCTCCGCTACGAGCTGGACGTCATCGGTCGGCTGGGTTTCGAGGGGTACTTCCTGGCCGTGGCCCAGGTGGTCGCTGACACCCGGGCGCTGGGGATCCGGGTCGCCGCGCGCGGCTCTGGCGCCGGCTCCATGGTCAACCACAGCCTCTTCGTCGCCACCGCCAACCCGCTCGAACACCGGCTCCTGTTCGAGCGCTTCCTCAGCGAGCGCCGTACGTCGTTGCCGGACATCGACCTCGATGTGGAGTCCGAGCGTCGGCTGGAGGTGTACGACGCGATCATCAAGAGGTTCGGGCCGGAGCGGACCGCGGTCACCGGCATGCCCGAGACCTATCGGGCGCGGCACGCCCTGCGGGATACCGGCCTCGCCCTGGGGATTCCGCCGCAGGTCGTCGGCGATATCGCCAAGAGCTTTCCGCACCTCCGCGCCCGGGACATTCGCGGCGCGCTGACGGAACTGCCGGAGCTACGGCAACTCGCCTCCCAGGCGGGGAAGTTCGGACCACTGTGGGAGCTCGCCGAAGGCCTGGACGCGCTGCCCCGCGGCTACGCCATGCACCCGTGCGGAGTGATCCTGTCGAACGCGGCGCTGCTGGACAGGCTGCCGGTGCAGCCGACTCCGGCTGGCTATCCGATGGTGCAGGCTGACAAGGAGGACGTTGAAGATCTTGGTCTCCTGAAGCTCGACGTCCTGGGCGTCCGCATGCAGTCCGCGATGGCGTACGCGGTCGCCGAGATCCGCCGCACGACCGGACGCGTGCTCGATCTCGACAACCCCGACCACGTCAGCCTGAACGACCAGCGGGCCTTCGAGATGATCCGGGCCTCGGACACCGTTGGCCTTTTCCAGCTCGAGAGTCCTGGTCAGCAGGATCTGGTGGGCCGTCTGCAGCCCCGGCACATGCAGGACGTCGTTGCGGACATCAGCCTCTTTCGTCCCGGCCCTGTGTCTGGGGGCATGCCCGCTTTGTACATCGCTGCCCGGCACGGTGCCGCCCCCAAGTACCCGCACCCTGATCTGGAGCCGGTGCTCAACGACACCTACGGCGTGGTCATCTGGCACGAGCAGATCATCGCGATTCTCGCGACGATGACCGGCTGCGACCGTGCTGCCGGCGACGTCGCCCGCCGCGCCCTGGCCGACCCCGACCGGCTGCCCAAGGTCGAGGCCTGGTTCCGTCGTACGGCCGGGGAGCGCGGCTACGCCAAGGACGTGCTGGACGAGGTGTGGGAGACCGTCTCCTCCTTCGGCGCGTACGGCTTCTGCCGCGCCCACGCGGTGGCCTTCGCCGTCCCCGCCCTGCAGTCCGCGTATTTGAAGGCGCACTTCCCGGCGTATCTGTACGCGGGGCTGCTGGAGCACGATCCGGGCATGTGGCCGCGCCGGGTCATCGTCGCCGACGCCCGCCGCCACGGCATTGCTGTGCTGCCCATCGACGTCAACCACTCCCGCGGGCAGCACAGCGTGCAGCAGACCGGGCAGGGCTGGGGGGTGCGTCTGGCGTTCTCCACGGTCAAGGGCATCACCGAGGCGGAGACCGCCCGCCTGACGGCGGGCCAGCCCTACACCGGCCTGCAGGATCTGTGGCTGCGCGCCCGCCCGTCCCTGCCGCTCGCCCAGCGCCTGATCCGCATCGGCGCTCTCGACGCCCTCTCCCCCGGCCTGACCCGGCGAGACCTTCTCCTGCAGGCCACCGAACTGCACCGGCAGTCCCGCAACCGCACTGCCACCGACGGGCAGCTGCCGCTGGGCGGCGAGCTGACGACCGCCGGACCGAGCGGGCTGCCGGAAATGACCAGCCGCGACAAACTCGGCGCCGAACTCGACACCCTCTCCATCGACGTGAGCCAGCATCTGATGGAGCACCACCACCGGCTGCTGCGCGAGCTCGGCGCGACCGACGCCGCCCACCTGCGCGGCATGGTGCCCGGGCAGAAGGTTCTCGTTGCCGGGGTTCGGGCCTCCACACAGACGCCGCCGATCCCGTCCGGTAAGCGGATCATCTTCTGCACGCTGGAGGACGGCTCCGGCCTGGTCGACATCGCCTTCTTCGAGGACTCCCACGAGCAAGTGGCGCACACCGTGTTCCACTCCGGGCTGCTGCTGGTACGCGGCACCGTTGAGGCCCGCGGCCCGCGCCGCACCGTCGTCGGCGAGACGGCCTGGGACCTGGACGAGGTGGCCGCCGCCCGCCGCGACCACGGCCCCCAGGCAGCCCTCGACCTGCTCGGCCGCACCGGCCCGGCCCCCACCCCGGCCCAGCTGGCCGCCCCGCAGCGAACGCTCGCCGACGGCACCGCCGGGGCCCGCCTGCACCCGTACGCCGACCTCCAGCCCGCCGGCACCCGATCGGCCGACCTTCGACGGCTCGGCCACCGGAGCCAGGGAAGCGCGGGGTGA
- a CDS encoding ATP-dependent DNA ligase: MDFPVAVALAELVPTLPVGTSWRYEMKLDGHRAVLWREEDTVRLQARSGRDVTANWMDLALAAFEMLPPDVVLDGEAIIYAHGRIDFAATQSRALSTPARARRLAEDLPAHFVAWDILLHPEHGDVRGRRYDERRALLVDLLEAYNVKPPIQLVPMTDDPAVAMTWYQQLPEQGIEGIVAKQATSVYRTTGRVWKKIRHAETVEADVVGYTGPAARPRALAVRLPDGRVALTQSLKAPLAAQVAVHLAASGPPRGTRTRAGEPYTTAAPGLVVEVLAGTTRHAVVTVTRLRST, translated from the coding sequence GTGGACTTCCCCGTGGCCGTCGCACTGGCCGAGCTCGTCCCGACTCTGCCGGTCGGGACGAGCTGGCGGTACGAGATGAAACTCGACGGGCACCGGGCCGTCCTCTGGCGCGAGGAAGACACCGTCCGGCTCCAGGCCCGTTCCGGGCGCGACGTAACCGCGAACTGGATGGACCTCGCACTCGCCGCCTTCGAGATGCTCCCGCCGGACGTGGTCCTCGACGGCGAGGCCATTATCTACGCCCACGGAAGGATCGATTTCGCGGCCACGCAGTCGCGCGCCCTGTCCACCCCGGCCCGCGCGCGCCGCCTCGCCGAGGACCTGCCCGCTCACTTCGTGGCGTGGGACATCCTGCTCCACCCCGAGCACGGCGACGTCCGAGGACGGCGGTACGACGAACGCCGTGCCCTACTCGTCGACCTGCTGGAGGCGTACAACGTCAAGCCGCCGATCCAGCTGGTCCCGATGACCGACGACCCGGCAGTGGCGATGACCTGGTACCAACAGCTCCCGGAACAAGGCATCGAGGGCATCGTGGCGAAGCAGGCCACCTCCGTTTACAGGACCACAGGCCGGGTCTGGAAGAAGATCAGGCATGCCGAGACCGTGGAGGCCGACGTCGTCGGCTACACCGGGCCGGCCGCGCGGCCGCGGGCACTCGCGGTCCGGCTCCCCGACGGGCGTGTGGCGCTCACCCAGTCCCTGAAGGCGCCGCTCGCTGCTCAGGTCGCGGTGCACCTCGCGGCGAGCGGCCCGCCGCGCGGCACGCGCACCCGGGCGGGGGAGCCCTACACCACTGCCGCTCCCGGTCTAGTGGTTGAGGTTCTGGCCGGGACGACCCGGCACGCCGTGGTGACGGTGACCCGGCTGCGGAGTACGTGA
- the ku gene encoding non-homologous end joining protein Ku produces the protein MPHALWSGAISFGLVTIPVKVTSATEDHSVRFHQVHLEDMGRVRVRKVCETEDREVSAEEIGKGYEWSKDQVIPVTDDELAEMPLPTAKAIEILGFVPYESVDAVKISDGYYLETDGKVADKPYVLLREALARSGKAGVAKFAWHGRERLGLLRIRGNTMVLHALRWDDEVRDPSELRPGPVELTEKEVEEALVLVDRMGLEGLEGFADTYTEALEAVIEAKREGHEPPKTPAPEAAPGEVVDLMSALEQSVARARSSRGEDEGTVHDIPKKKAPAKKTAQRKTGAKKTTAKKTEARTTRIRPRSA, from the coding sequence ATGCCGCATGCTCTGTGGTCGGGTGCCATCTCGTTCGGGCTGGTCACGATCCCTGTGAAGGTCACGTCCGCGACAGAGGACCACTCGGTGCGCTTCCACCAGGTCCACCTGGAGGACATGGGCCGGGTGCGGGTGCGCAAGGTGTGTGAGACCGAGGACCGCGAGGTGTCGGCGGAGGAGATCGGCAAGGGGTATGAGTGGTCGAAGGACCAGGTCATCCCGGTCACCGACGACGAGCTCGCCGAGATGCCGCTGCCGACCGCGAAGGCGATCGAGATCCTGGGCTTCGTGCCGTACGAGTCGGTGGACGCCGTAAAGATCAGCGACGGCTACTACCTGGAGACCGACGGCAAGGTCGCCGACAAGCCATACGTGCTGCTGCGCGAGGCACTCGCCCGCAGCGGCAAGGCCGGTGTCGCGAAGTTCGCCTGGCACGGGCGGGAGCGGCTGGGCCTGCTGCGCATTCGCGGCAACACGATGGTTCTGCATGCTTTGCGCTGGGACGACGAGGTCCGCGACCCCTCCGAGCTGAGGCCCGGCCCGGTGGAGCTGACGGAGAAGGAGGTCGAGGAGGCACTCGTTCTCGTCGACCGCATGGGTCTGGAGGGCCTGGAGGGGTTCGCCGATACGTATACCGAGGCGCTGGAGGCGGTGATCGAGGCGAAGCGGGAGGGACACGAGCCGCCGAAGACACCGGCGCCAGAGGCTGCGCCGGGCGAGGTGGTGGACCTGATGTCCGCCCTGGAGCAGTCGGTGGCGCGGGCCAGGTCCTCGCGCGGCGAGGACGAGGGCACGGTGCACGACATACCGAAGAAGAAGGCGCCAGCCAAGAAGACGGCGCAGAGGAAGACCGGGGCCAAGAAGACCACTGCGAAGAAGACGGAAGCCAGGACCACGCGGATAAGGCCCCGCAGTGCCTAG
- a CDS encoding 3'-5' exonuclease — protein sequence MTDTTAETNAEETPAPQPAELGGWRIAGLLSERAGVEVTMADIDELVAQEHLVVTGWFKRRPMYETAAALALDEDLVRGVVDERRAWEAASVPRDAAAERIGWHWRDIERMGAEGRITLGKGRRYLIADLEALAAEADGEQYITAQAAADVLEIRHPADWKYVEAAGWISPADTYEREVGRTRTVTVALYRLADVRAVRDMPGVDWEAVRGLPKGAVSPLREYAALAPTRAAVVKAFAQALADRHRTTVWAWNSPYSGGWELDWERVDGGPTEDEVLRELFADPVAATHASEITLCPAWGEVTRAARELLEPDVAVILDTETTDLDGQTVEVAVIDAATGKKLMDTLVKPTEPISDGARWVHGITDEMVADARPFEKVLPRLRQVTKGKIICSYNVVFDRGIVLGDIARAGKKPMHLEPQDSWFCLMEAYKDWTGAFRWLRLGGRHRALGDCESARKVLIRMSEGRGTTFTPTAPAPAQR from the coding sequence GTGACGGACACCACCGCGGAGACGAACGCCGAGGAGACACCGGCACCGCAGCCGGCGGAACTGGGGGGCTGGCGGATCGCGGGCCTGCTGTCCGAACGCGCGGGGGTGGAGGTGACGATGGCTGACATCGACGAACTCGTCGCCCAGGAGCACCTGGTCGTGACGGGATGGTTCAAGAGGCGGCCGATGTACGAGACGGCGGCCGCGCTCGCCCTCGACGAGGACCTGGTGCGCGGCGTGGTCGACGAACGGCGCGCCTGGGAGGCGGCGAGCGTTCCCAGGGACGCGGCGGCCGAGCGGATCGGCTGGCACTGGCGCGACATCGAGCGGATGGGCGCGGAAGGGCGCATCACCCTGGGCAAGGGCCGCCGCTACCTGATCGCCGACCTGGAGGCGCTGGCCGCCGAGGCCGACGGCGAGCAGTACATCACCGCGCAAGCCGCCGCCGATGTCCTGGAGATCCGGCACCCGGCCGACTGGAAGTACGTCGAGGCCGCCGGGTGGATCAGCCCGGCCGACACCTACGAGCGCGAGGTCGGCCGCACCCGCACTGTCACCGTCGCGCTGTACCGGCTCGCCGACGTCCGCGCCGTGCGGGACATGCCGGGCGTGGACTGGGAGGCCGTGCGGGGCCTGCCCAAGGGCGCGGTGTCACCGCTGCGCGAGTACGCGGCCCTCGCCCCCACCCGGGCCGCCGTGGTGAAGGCCTTCGCCCAGGCCCTGGCCGACCGGCACCGTACGACGGTGTGGGCCTGGAACTCCCCGTACTCCGGGGGCTGGGAGCTGGACTGGGAGCGTGTCGACGGCGGGCCGACCGAGGATGAGGTGCTGCGGGAGCTGTTCGCCGACCCGGTGGCCGCCACGCACGCCAGTGAAATCACCCTGTGCCCGGCGTGGGGAGAGGTGACCCGTGCCGCGCGCGAGCTCCTGGAGCCGGATGTGGCGGTCATCCTCGACACGGAGACCACCGACCTGGACGGGCAGACCGTCGAGGTCGCAGTGATCGACGCAGCCACCGGCAAAAAGCTGATGGACACCCTGGTCAAGCCGACCGAGCCGATCAGCGACGGCGCCCGCTGGGTCCACGGCATCACCGACGAGATGGTGGCCGACGCCAGGCCCTTCGAGAAGGTCCTTCCCCGGCTGCGACAGGTCACCAAGGGGAAGATCATCTGTTCCTACAACGTCGTCTTCGACAGAGGAATCGTGCTCGGCGACATCGCCCGGGCGGGGAAGAAGCCGATGCATCTGGAGCCCCAGGACTCCTGGTTCTGCCTCATGGAGGCGTACAAGGACTGGACCGGCGCCTTCCGGTGGCTTCGCCTTGGCGGCCGCCACCGCGCCCTCGGCGACTGCGAATCCGCGAGGAAGGTGTTGATCCGGATGTCCGAGGGCCGGGGCACGACGTTCACGCCGACCGCGCCCGCGCCTGCCCAGCGGTGA
- a CDS encoding PIN domain-containing protein codes for MYSSVDDRPLGGGFRIGVFDTSVLTQDITATLKRRRPSSILDGMRYGTLRGFIPHYVWAEVPRVLADLKSEGRTFDLAAAERLWWGQYIPLLHVVCVNGLPMTPAADKLAQEDLSDVGILQLAGVLAPVVLFAADPDLIRHEVAARDWGALRALLGKIGAAERAVRSSTTTVELSGRSLLATVRLARAHPLATGALAAAAGIYAYRNRIRLPQARTTLSRFGIEALMALSEPFDRHERHTRTWTDAERGTAGDDVLSLIARLLARAPAPMTRTDILAALPHTVREPHRRQMDGLGRLLHRVPAFHQPTSGKWQLGRTNMQITALPWA; via the coding sequence ATGTACAGCAGCGTCGACGACCGCCCGCTCGGTGGCGGCTTCCGGATCGGGGTGTTCGACACCTCCGTGCTCACCCAGGACATCACGGCCACACTGAAGCGTCGTCGGCCGTCTTCAATCCTGGACGGGATGCGCTACGGGACGCTGCGCGGTTTCATCCCCCACTACGTGTGGGCGGAAGTCCCGCGCGTACTCGCCGATCTCAAGAGTGAGGGCCGTACCTTCGACCTCGCCGCAGCGGAGCGGCTGTGGTGGGGCCAGTACATCCCGCTCCTGCACGTCGTCTGCGTCAACGGACTGCCGATGACCCCGGCTGCCGACAAGCTCGCCCAGGAGGACCTCAGCGACGTTGGCATCCTGCAGTTGGCCGGCGTCCTTGCCCCCGTGGTGCTGTTCGCCGCCGACCCTGACCTGATCCGCCACGAGGTTGCCGCACGGGACTGGGGCGCTCTGCGGGCCCTGCTCGGGAAGATCGGCGCAGCCGAAAGAGCTGTACGGAGCAGCACCACCACGGTGGAGCTGTCCGGCCGTTCCCTGCTCGCGACGGTCCGTCTGGCGCGTGCCCACCCGCTGGCCACCGGCGCCCTGGCGGCCGCCGCTGGAATCTACGCCTACCGCAACCGCATCCGGCTGCCGCAGGCCCGCACCACGCTCTCCCGCTTCGGCATCGAGGCGTTGATGGCCTTGAGTGAACCCTTCGACCGGCATGAACGGCACACACGCACTTGGACGGACGCCGAACGCGGCACGGCAGGAGACGACGTACTCTCCCTCATCGCACGCCTGCTCGCGCGGGCACCCGCGCCGATGACCCGCACCGACATCCTCGCGGCCCTCCCCCACACCGTGCGAGAGCCCCACCGTCGGCAGATGGACGGGCTTGGCCGGCTCCTGCACCGCGTCCCTGCCTTCCACCAGCCCACCTCCGGCAAATGGCAGCTCGGCAGGACGAACATGCAGATCACAGCCCTGCCCTGGGCGTAG
- a CDS encoding DUF7380 domain-containing protein — protein sequence MTDVHPSVLAALDAASSASYPSHSIVAEGLAVAADRQAWPEAELRHLEALRAAMLFFTRSDGTFRGEYHGSGEAPWPREVRQIPQDAQEMWAAYAQAAHHPAVRARLHHLLWAARHGERPIEHLRAAVDAYRQTAPILRDGTGTLASIGRMQAADALVAAYGLAASTGQPVLADVVADMLDLADMALGWEDPAPGVVATLTEPLLEHREYHDRLRPLLERAVDVYRSDLHNGVLFLTDLRKTAADDDERSAIDQRVIDAYTDHAERFGGVAKLMCLEEAAAYAQKMGLAEALEEIRRQQQRLTREDLDLARIGLPIQIPAGFFTPALTAIDAADDLGEAFRAVAAATPLLPKAADTPILEDTLQGLLRLPTAKINMNGPVVTTPLAKAGSRPVGTDTRTLVLDLHGLQLEAQLDRIQERFAPTVDDLLALFVRPPVAPPERMRGLARAFQAYFEHDDDVAVELALIRIEGLLRRHLKATDISVIQHAQGDRPGQVSQLGALIADMKTAGFEAPWPTVFRLLLADPNEGMNLRNEVLHDLTERRPPRHRIALVLQAALVVLRSITAHEPPEEAAGADTPG from the coding sequence ATGACGGACGTGCACCCCTCCGTGCTCGCGGCGCTGGACGCTGCGTCGTCGGCCTCCTACCCGTCGCACTCGATCGTGGCCGAGGGGCTGGCGGTCGCGGCCGACCGGCAGGCCTGGCCCGAGGCGGAGCTCCGGCACCTGGAGGCGCTGCGTGCCGCGATGCTCTTCTTCACCCGGTCCGACGGCACGTTCCGCGGTGAGTACCACGGGTCCGGAGAGGCGCCGTGGCCCCGCGAGGTGCGCCAGATCCCGCAGGACGCACAGGAGATGTGGGCGGCGTACGCGCAGGCGGCCCACCACCCGGCCGTACGCGCACGACTGCACCACCTGTTGTGGGCGGCCCGCCATGGCGAACGCCCCATTGAGCACCTGCGCGCAGCGGTGGACGCGTACCGCCAGACGGCCCCCATCCTCAGGGACGGGACGGGGACGCTCGCCTCGATCGGCCGGATGCAGGCCGCTGACGCACTCGTCGCGGCGTACGGGCTGGCCGCCTCGACCGGGCAGCCGGTGCTCGCGGACGTCGTCGCCGACATGCTCGACCTCGCCGACATGGCGCTGGGTTGGGAGGACCCGGCTCCGGGCGTCGTCGCAACGTTGACCGAGCCGTTGCTCGAACACAGGGAGTACCACGACAGATTGCGCCCGCTGCTGGAGCGAGCCGTGGACGTATACCGTTCCGATCTACACAATGGCGTGCTGTTCCTGACCGATCTCCGCAAGACGGCGGCCGACGACGACGAGCGCAGCGCCATCGACCAACGCGTCATCGACGCCTACACCGACCACGCCGAGCGGTTCGGCGGCGTGGCCAAGCTGATGTGCCTCGAGGAAGCCGCGGCGTACGCACAGAAAATGGGCCTCGCCGAGGCGCTGGAGGAGATCCGCCGCCAGCAGCAGCGCCTGACTCGCGAAGACCTCGACCTGGCACGGATCGGGCTGCCGATACAGATCCCCGCCGGCTTTTTCACTCCGGCCCTCACAGCCATCGACGCCGCCGACGACCTCGGCGAGGCCTTCCGGGCAGTCGCCGCAGCCACACCTCTGTTGCCCAAGGCCGCGGACACGCCCATCCTCGAGGACACGCTTCAGGGCCTGCTGCGTCTCCCGACGGCCAAGATCAACATGAATGGTCCCGTCGTCACCACGCCCCTTGCCAAGGCCGGCTCAAGACCGGTCGGAACCGACACCCGCACCCTCGTCCTGGATCTGCACGGCCTTCAGCTGGAAGCCCAGCTCGACCGAATCCAGGAACGCTTCGCCCCCACCGTCGACGACCTCCTCGCCCTCTTCGTCCGTCCCCCGGTCGCCCCGCCAGAGCGGATGCGCGGGCTCGCCCGCGCGTTCCAGGCCTACTTCGAGCACGACGATGATGTCGCCGTCGAACTCGCCCTCATCCGCATCGAGGGCCTCCTGCGCCGTCACCTGAAGGCCACGGACATCTCCGTCATCCAGCATGCTCAAGGGGATCGCCCCGGCCAGGTCAGCCAACTCGGTGCACTCATCGCGGACATGAAGACCGCCGGCTTCGAAGCGCCATGGCCGACCGTCTTCCGCCTCCTGCTCGCCGACCCGAACGAAGGCATGAACCTGCGCAACGAGGTCCTCCACGACCTGACAGAGCGCCGTCCACCCCGGCACCGGATCGCCCTGGTCCTCCAGGCCGCCCTCGTGGTGCTCCGCTCGATCACCGCACACGAACCACCCGAGGAAGCGGCGGGAGCCGACACGCCGGGATGA
- a CDS encoding MerR family transcriptional regulator codes for MSAVLRSGQVAEAAGVNIQTLRYYERRGLLAEPERSNGGHRLYGEEAVTALRVIKAAQRLGFTLEEVAELLEAGRHRHGRPVAGLQERAAAKLAEVDAKIASLTTIRTTLATAMATGCDDLTACASMECCPIPFTDLAEENRHAGPCC; via the coding sequence GTGAGCGCGGTCCTGCGCAGCGGTCAGGTCGCCGAGGCGGCCGGGGTGAACATCCAGACGCTGCGCTACTACGAGCGGCGTGGTCTGCTGGCCGAGCCCGAGCGCAGCAACGGCGGGCACCGCCTGTACGGCGAGGAAGCGGTGACCGCGCTGCGGGTCATCAAGGCCGCTCAGCGCCTGGGCTTCACGCTGGAGGAGGTCGCCGAGCTGCTGGAGGCCGGCCGCCACCGCCACGGCCGCCCCGTGGCCGGGCTGCAGGAGCGCGCGGCGGCCAAGCTCGCCGAGGTCGACGCGAAGATCGCGTCCCTGACCACCATCCGCACCACACTGGCCACGGCCATGGCGACGGGCTGCGACGACCTGACCGCCTGCGCCTCGATGGAATGCTGTCCCATCCCCTTCACCGATCTCGCCGAGGAGAACCGCCATGCCGGACCGTGCTGCTGA
- a CDS encoding Swt1 family HEPN domain-containing protein, with amino-acid sequence MPQMQPAEALATCEQALRSLIATVLAKKLGKDWFSQVFPEERAVKIRAIRDEEAGRRTRRGVASVPSSELAYAQFFDILALLKKYWADFKPALGNQSETLGLLSRFEALRNSVAHSRDLLPFEEELLSGIAGEIRNRVTIYMSSQDPTGDYFARIDSVTDSLGNCIDSFPPDPMEHGVSLRTGAVLHPGDTITFRCRGTDPQGRDLTWWVLPTRDTDNPCYTGRDLDIVWRVSSADVAARRDVHIYMKSSGPYHRVNTGTDGFDYCATFVYTVLPGEDSAPATS; translated from the coding sequence ATGCCACAAATGCAGCCGGCGGAGGCGCTGGCGACGTGTGAGCAGGCGTTGCGGAGCCTGATCGCCACAGTGTTGGCCAAGAAGCTGGGCAAGGACTGGTTCTCCCAGGTATTCCCCGAGGAGCGGGCGGTCAAGATCCGGGCGATCCGGGATGAAGAGGCCGGCCGCCGCACACGCCGCGGGGTCGCTTCGGTACCGAGCAGCGAGCTGGCGTACGCCCAGTTCTTCGACATCCTCGCCCTGCTGAAGAAGTACTGGGCAGACTTCAAGCCCGCGCTGGGCAATCAGAGCGAGACGTTGGGGCTGCTCAGCCGCTTCGAAGCACTACGCAACTCCGTGGCCCACAGCCGGGACCTGCTTCCCTTTGAAGAGGAACTCCTGAGCGGCATCGCCGGCGAGATCCGGAACAGGGTGACCATCTACATGAGCAGCCAGGACCCGACGGGGGACTACTTTGCGCGGATCGACAGCGTCACCGACAGCCTCGGGAACTGCATCGACAGCTTCCCGCCGGACCCCATGGAGCACGGGGTCTCGCTTCGGACCGGAGCGGTGCTGCACCCCGGCGACACGATCACCTTCCGGTGCCGCGGCACCGACCCCCAGGGCCGTGACCTCACGTGGTGGGTCCTTCCGACCCGCGACACAGACAACCCCTGCTACACGGGCCGGGATCTCGACATCGTCTGGCGCGTCAGCAGTGCCGACGTCGCCGCGCGCCGGGACGTCCACATCTACATGAAGAGCAGCGGTCCCTACCACCGGGTCAACACCGGGACGGACGGCTTCGACTACTGCGCCACGTTCGTCTACACCGTCCTCCCCGGCGAGGACTCCGCGCCCGCGACGTCCTGA